AGCGATATCGAAAGGTGGCGGGACTATGACGCGACATTACTCATCGAGACGGCGGACCGATCCCAGCAACTACCAATATTGATCGACCAGGGCGACGCCGACGAATTCCTGGCCGAGCAACTTAAGCCTGAACGATTCATCGCCGCTTCCGAGGCAGCGAATTATCCTGTGCAGTTCAATATGCGTGCGGGCTACGATCACAGTTATTTTTTTATCAGTACCTTCATCGAAAGCCATCTGCGTTTTCACGCCGAAGCGCTTCGGAGGTGATTCACTTCACGCGGATACGGGTCCCGCTTACTGATAACGTCCTTTGTCCCCAAACAAGGTGGGAATGTTCGCGGTGAGTATCCGTTGAATAATGCGCATAAATCGGGTTCTGTCACTCACCCTTCATAATTACTCATTTTTGAGGTAGCGCATAGCTTCACTACTGGCTCTCAGCACAAAGAACGCGGTTGCAACCTCACTGCCGATCAGAATTCGGGTAGGGTGACGCATGCGGTTCCATTCATAGGCTCGGTAAGGATGGCTGCCTCTGCCTTCCCCCGTCGCCTGGCTCAGAACCTTCAGGCCAGCAGCAATTACTCCGTCATGTCTCGGCTCATATTCCAGCAGCGCGAGCGCAGATACTGCCAAGGCGGCATCGAAGGCGTTGAGGGAATACCCGATTAACTCATCCTTGCAATACTGCTGAGCAATCTTGCGCATGTCTTCAATTTTTTTGTCAGGGTCAAGGATACGTTTATCTATATCAGTGAGTGTCGTGTAAGTCCGATACATACGCCTCAAATAATAGACATACATTTCCGGCAAATAATATTTGAGGGCCGTTTCATGGTGAAAATTACCGCTTACGAAGGCTCGATAATGAAAATCAAGCAACCGCTGTAAAAAGACCAGGTTTTCACCCTCTAAAGCCAACCATTGTTTCCGGTTAACAAGAATGGCGTCTAGAATGTCCATGTTGTGACCGGGGCAAATCTCATTACCTAATACTTCCCTGATCATCCTGCCGTCTTCGTTCTTGAACGTTTTATCAAACCATATCGGCACGGCACCCTCGTAATCCAACGGGCGGGTGATCTGAATGGTGGGTGGATTCGAGTTGTATTTGCCTCCTACCTGGTACTCACCAATAATTTTCACCCAAGGGTAAGCCAAAAGCGACTCACAACTTTCGAGAAGCCCTCCGTCCACGGCCAACTGCTCCCTCTGCACAAAGTCAAGCCACTTTCTCGCCATCGCTAACGTGAGAAAGGTTGTATCCGTATCCGGAACGTAATCGCCGAATCCCAGGTTCCGTTTCTTTTGCAGGGCTTCTTCGGACAGCCGACAAAGAGGTCTCCCCTCTTCATCTTTCGGCAAGCACGTAATAGCTGGGTGCCGAATGAGATTATTCGGTGTTTCGAGCCACTCTCGACTGCTACACACACAATAACGCAGTAGATTTTCGAGAATCGGGATAATGCGAGGATAATGCTGGCGTCGCGAAGCCTCCAAGCTTAAAAACACAAGCAGATGTTCGAAAAAATTGACATCTGAAAACGCGATTCTGTGCCAGATCCAGGCAAAGGACGTTGACATAGGCTCGCAAATCCCACGATAAGGCCTGCGGATGAGCCTGAGTCTGGCGGGGTTCGTCATTAGAAAGCATCGTATTAGCGCAAATAACAACGAAATGTTTTTATATTCGAAGGAGCCTACCCCCTGTAGTACGTTGATAAAATTTTTACCATCCATATGGTCATCGCCCGACAGCTCGACCTGCGCAGCAACTGGAAACCAGGGATCATTCTTATCTTTATCCCAAATCCGTAAAATGTCTTGTAGACAGTTATCGATCATCTTCTGCATTTCTGTTTGAGTCGGTTCGCTGTGGACTCGCTCAGTCTTTTCGCGTTTCTGCCAACGAGGGCTTTCGATGCCATCAAGAAGTCGACTCAAGGGACGAAAGGTTGTTTCGATCCATAGGGGATCGTGCCAGTTGTCAATGCTAGCCTGCATGGCTTTACGCATCATCTCCTGATAATGGGATACTTCTGTTGCCCCTATAGCAGGATGACGACAACCATTAAGGATCACGTACTTTAGAAAGGGATGGCCCGCTAGATCTCTGTATATGGCTCTAAGATTGCGTCCCGCCGGGGTAACACACTCTCCGTCAAGGATCGGCTGATCACAGATGTCATAGAGGTTCGCGTGTCTTGTCATAGCTTTTCGTTCCTTTATAACAATGTCCCCGCATAGTGCGGATTGAACAAGTCGTTAAACAAGTACTGACAATGAACTGACCGCTTCAGACTGATTGCGGTTTGGATATGTATAAACGCCGGAACCCGAGGAATTTTTGATAAGGGAACCCGGATTTATTCCTCATATTTTTCCTAAGCAGAATTGCATCAGAGTCGTCTCTATATTAGTAAATCTCCAGACCCATTGATCTCTCGATCAGGCTTCGATGTTTTTTGTTTAGTGGAATATTAGAAAAAGTCTCTCGATAGGACCACTGGCATAGGAAAACTGACAAGTAGGTGGATGATTTACGTTAGAAGGGGGCTAGCCGCACGAGCGACGATGCGATCCGCCGCTCTGCGCATAAATTCCTTCTTTTTAGCTTTCAGGTCGCCTTGCTTATGGGGCGGCAAACGCCCCTCCCCCTCCTGTATAATTATTTCTTTTTGGAATAACGCCATGGAAGCGGAACAACTCAACGCGATCGTAAACCAGCTCGATGATCTCGATCACCGGGCCGTGGAATTGCGGAGGTATCTTTGACTTCGATAGCAAACAGACGCGGCTGAACGAACTCACCCGGCTGACCGAAGACCCCGCCATCTGGGAGGACAATAAGCGCGCCCAGGAACTGGGCCGGGAAAAGAAGGCGCTGGAGAGTATCGTTGTTACATTGGAAACAGTCGGACGGCAACTGCACGATGCGCGAGACTTGTTCGAGATGGCTCGGGAAGAGGATGACGACGCCGCACTGCTGAGTATCGAACGCGATATCGGGCAACTGGAAAAGACCGTGGCGGATATGGAATTCCGTCGGATGTTCTCCAGCCCGATGGATCCCAATAATTGCTTCGTGGACATTCAGTCCGGCTCTGGCGGCACCGAGGCACAGGACTGGGCAGCAATGCTGGAACGCATGTATCTGCGCTATAGCGAACGCCGCGGTTATAGTGTAGAAATAATGGAAGAGTCGCCGGGGGAAGTTGCGGGTATCAAAAGCGTAAGTCTCAAGATATCCGGGGAGTATGCCTATGGCTACCTTCGCACTGAGACCGGCGTGCACCGCCTGGTGCGGAAGTCCCCGTTCGATTCCGGAAATCGCCGCCATACTTCCTTTGCCAGCGTATTTGTTTACCCCGAAGCGGATGAGACGATAGACATTGAAATCAACCCAGCGGATCTCCGCGTGGATACCTTCCGGGCGTCGGGCGCCGGAGGCCAGCATATCAACAAAACCGATTCGGCTGTTCGAATCACCCACAACCCCTCCGGGATTGTAGTGCAATGCCAAAGCGGCCGTTCGCAACACCGCAACCGGGCAGACGCAATGGCGATGTTGAAATCGCGCCTGTATGAGGCCGAATTGCGCAAGCGCAATGAAGAGAAGCAGGCGGTCGAAGACAATAAAACCGACATCGGCTGGGGCCACCAGATCCGTTCTTACGTGCTGGACCAGTCACGCATCAAGGACTTGCGAACCGGAGTCGAAACCGGCAATACGCAGGCTGTACTTGATGGGGCGTTGGACGATTTCATTGCCGCGAGTTTGAAACAAGGCATATAAATAAGACATAAAAGGAGAGCCGAACGTGGCAGATGACGCCTTGGAAAAAAATCCGGATGAAACACTCGATCGGCTTCACGTAGAAATCAAGCTTGTCGAAGAGCGCCGCGCCAAACTTGCAGCGCTGCGTCAAGCGGGCAATGCTTTTCCCAACGACTTTCGCCGCGATGATCTTGCGCAGGATCTCCACCGGGAATATGGGGATTATTCCAACGAAATGCTGGAAGAGGCGCCTCGGACTGTCAGCGTGGCCGGCCGCATGGTATTGAAGCGGGTCATGGGGAAGGCGAGCTTCGCCACGATTCAAGACATGAGCAGCCGCATTCAACTCTATATCGCGATTGATTTAGCCGGGGCGGAGACACAGGCGGCGTTCAAGCATTATGACCTCGGCGATATTCTCGGGGCTCAGGGCACACTGTTCAGAACCAGAACCGGCGAGCTATCCGTGCGAGTGACCAGCCTTCGGTTGCTGACAAAATCGCTGCGCCCACTCCCGGAAAAATTTCATGGCCTGGCCGATCAGGAACAGAAATATCGCCAGCGTTATCTCGACCTCATCACCAACGAGAATAGCCGCAACGTTTTTATCGCCCGCTCACGCATTATTCAGTCCATCCGTGAGTCTCTGGTCGCGCGCGGTTACCTGGAAGTCGAGACGCCGATGATGCATCCCATCCCCGGTGGCGCGGCGGCGCGTCCTTTTGTCACGCACCATAACGCGCTGGATATGGAATTGTACCTCCGCATCGCGCCGGAACTTTATTTGAAGCGGCTTGTTATCGGCGGTATGGAGCGGATATTCGAAATCAACCGCAGCTTCAGGAACGAAGGCATTTCGACGCGGCATAATCCCGAGTTTACGATGCTGGAATTCTACGAAGCCTATCGGGACTACGCCTACTTGATGGATTTAACCGAAGCCATGCTGCGGGAAATTGCTCTCAAGGTGTCGGGCACCACGAGAATCGTCTATCAGGGCCGCGAAATTAATCTTGCGCAGCCCTTTGGGCGGCTTACCATTACTCAGGCTATCCGGAAGTTTCACCCCGATATAACCGATGTGCAACTCGCCGATCGTGCCTTCGTGATTGCCAAGCTAAAGTCGCTGGGTGTCGCGTAT
The window above is part of the Nitrosospira sp. Is2 genome. Proteins encoded here:
- the prfB gene encoding peptide chain release factor 2 (programmed frameshift) — protein: MEAEQLNAIVNQLDDLDHRAVELRRYLDFDSKQTRLNELTRLTEDPAIWEDNKRAQELGREKKALESIVVTLETVGRQLHDARDLFEMAREEDDDAALLSIERDIGQLEKTVADMEFRRMFSSPMDPNNCFVDIQSGSGGTEAQDWAAMLERMYLRYSERRGYSVEIMEESPGEVAGIKSVSLKISGEYAYGYLRTETGVHRLVRKSPFDSGNRRHTSFASVFVYPEADETIDIEINPADLRVDTFRASGAGGQHINKTDSAVRITHNPSGIVVQCQSGRSQHRNRADAMAMLKSRLYEAELRKRNEEKQAVEDNKTDIGWGHQIRSYVLDQSRIKDLRTGVETGNTQAVLDGALDDFIAASLKQGI
- the lysS gene encoding lysine--tRNA ligase — protein: MADDALEKNPDETLDRLHVEIKLVEERRAKLAALRQAGNAFPNDFRRDDLAQDLHREYGDYSNEMLEEAPRTVSVAGRMVLKRVMGKASFATIQDMSSRIQLYIAIDLAGAETQAAFKHYDLGDILGAQGTLFRTRTGELSVRVTSLRLLTKSLRPLPEKFHGLADQEQKYRQRYLDLITNENSRNVFIARSRIIQSIRESLVARGYLEVETPMMHPIPGGAAARPFVTHHNALDMELYLRIAPELYLKRLVIGGMERIFEINRSFRNEGISTRHNPEFTMLEFYEAYRDYAYLMDLTEAMLREIALKVSGTTRIVYQGREINLAQPFGRLTITQAIRKFHPDITDVQLADRAFVIAKLKSLGVAYKPEDGIGALQLTLFDETTEHLLFEPVFIIDYPAEVSPLARRNDLNPAITDRFELYIAGREIANGFSELNDPEDQAARFREQASAKEAGDEEAMHYDGDYIRALEYGLPPTAGEGIGIDRLVMLFTDSPSIRDVILFPQLRPED